Part of the Ziziphus jujuba cultivar Dongzao chromosome 8, ASM3175591v1 genome is shown below.
AGAACTTTCTCCATAACAGAGTCATCAAGGAAAGAATCAGCAGTCTCTTCCTGATTGACATCTTCAACCTGGTCAATGAACTTAGCATCATCTGAATTGTAAGTGACCTTTCCAGAACTTAATTGACTTCGATCTAAGTGCTCCTGCAGTAAACCTTCTACCCTTCTTTGCAAACCTAGTGGTATAACCACCTGCAGAAATGGGTGCATGAAAGATTCAATTTTCCATACTAATAAGAACAGTCATAGAGGAAAAGATTCTCatgctttttaaaatttgttggaAATGATTACCTCCCTTTGTGGCCGCTTATCATCCAAATCTGGTCTATAGTTAGGAAGTGGAACCTTGCTGGCAACCACCACCTTCCCATACATTTCACTATGATTGCAAAGAACAATGTATAAGTTGAGCCATAATGTCTACTCTTTAATTGTACAAAAGGCAAACAAAAAATGGTGATAACGATGGGAAATACTTCTTCACCTATAAAGACCCATCCTTTTTGCAAGGTTAGATATCTGCTCATAGTCTCTCCTATCTCTCTTATCTCTTGATACAATCTCTTGGTCCTTTTCATTGCGTAGTAGCAAGCTCATTTTCCATTTCCACTCATCAATGTTGGCCACTGAAGAAGATGCCTACATTTAAGCCATTGACATAGAATTCTCAATATCCAATATAATGTTCTTCCATAAATCCAAcacagatttttattttaagggGAAAATCTTTATCCATAAAACTACCAAAATGATATTCAatagttttttgaaacaaatcaaatatgcataataaagccaggaagcaagattaaaaagaaaattaattacagGGCTAAGAATTCTTTCTAAGCAAACAATATGCAGAATCTTGTTTGACTGCTATAAAGGTGATGGAAGATAACAACAAACAAAAATCATAACCCTTTTGACATATGTTTTCCTGATACATGAGGAAACAATTCCTGAGCCCAAAAATCTATCTTTAACTAAAAAAATCTACATCTTTCCACTTAATAGAATCCAACAGAACAAGAAAGACTTCAAATTTAAAGAGCCATTATCATAAAGTCAGCCCATTTATCAAACTACATGTACATTCACTACCTGCTTACAAGGCCTTCAAGAAGTTGCTTTCACTACTTTgccattttattaaattaaaaaaaaaaaaattcactccgaattcctcaaaaatcaaaaacaacgAGCAGCTCaacaataaaaactaataaattacaATCtagtaaaggaaaaaaaagaaaaacctgaTGGTTCTCAAAATCGCATTCGTACTCGTCGTCTGAGAATTGCTCGGCGGCGTATCCGCAGAAGCGACGGTTAGGGATAAGGAATAGGCCATGAGAAATGGAAGAATGCGGAGGGAGTAGCAGGAGCAGAGTGAGCAAGGGATTGTTTGCCCTaaaactactactactactactactactactactactacaagAAGGAAGAGTTCGGTAGCAGAAGCTGTTGGAGAAGGACTTGGCTCGCGCTAAGAGGAAACCAAGGGCAGGCTTGGAATTTCGCATTCTATCAGACTCCCACCAGGAGTTTCAGGCATGGCGCTCTCTCCACTTCCACTACAGTTTTTGCTTACGCTACCAATTAtatagttttggttttttttttttttttttttttaagttttttttttcaataaaatgataatatttcgattaaaaaaaaataagtcattattttttttattgtgaggaattattccataaaaataataaatatatatatatatatatttgtaaattaacaaaaaataacactgatttttattattttgagttCACTAAAtgtatttcaatatttatttatatttatttattgctaagcattacaattttttttataaatttaattagcaTGTTCAAGATTATAAACCAATTTTGGTCCTTATTATATGCTTACAAACTTAGTTTGTAAACATAAATAAACCAATTTTTTGAACATAAGAGAACAAAATTGGTTTAGTGCAAATATGTAAGGAGTTTGTAAACATAAAATAAGGTTTTTCCAATCaatattggttttttttgtccatcaatattaatttaattgttacAGGAGtaatgaatgaaaataataaataatggttATAGGAAAAATTAAGGAGTATAATTATGCAATCaatttgtgattaaaaaaagacaaaaataattatgtttcTTAATTTCATCTATCAAATTTATATCTTAATTAGCATGCACTCAGGGTAATATagcaaaaaaaagaacttaaagTAAAGAGAAAAGAATGTATATTATTGAATTATTCATACCGCCACATGGCAGCAGATAAGTGGTGCCAGCTCAATCATCGATGTATTGCAAATATGTAATCACGAGTGCAGGAGAATAAAATTTACAGCCCGAACCCGTTTAACTTCCGGGTTATCAAATCGGGCGGAGCaaagcgaaagagaggaaacaGAGGGAGAGAAAAAAGAACCCGAGTGAAGTGGGTAATAGGTATTCGGAATactgaaaaaaagagaaaaaaagaaaaagtagaggGGTTTTAATAAAGCTCAGTGTTTGTCCTTTGTTTTTGCAACGGTAAGTAGTACTCTGCGTCAGTTTCTTGCTTCGTGTTCttcttccaaatttttctcTCTGAATAAACAAAAAGCCCAAAAACCTCTGGGCTTTTTCAAACCTTCATTCTTTGCAATGAACGCCCCAATAATAGGtcagctttcttcttcttctcctttgtTTTCTTCTTGCTTCTTCGCTTGCTATTTTTATGTATAtctctttttcccttttgagatttttttttttttttttttatctgtgtGAATTTTTTGCCTTTTAGATAATTGGGTTTgtgaatttgtttgtttttctataTTGGGTATTTGAAATTTTCCTTACTTGGTTTACTCtgtttggaaaattttatggtCTTTTTGGGTGACAGACCCTTTGCAAGGGGATTTTCCGGAAGTCATAGAGGAGTATTTGGAGCATGGAGTCATGAAGTGCATTGCCTTCAATCGCCGTGGAACCCTACTTGCTGGTAACTCTCTCCTacttttctacatttttttcccttctggGTTTTCTCTATTTcattggatttttaattttttttttaaactaaattttgatattttgtataaTGTGGTTTTCGAGTgtagtttgaaatttttgattGGATAATCCTTTGTGCCTATTGGTCTTCAATACAGTTGCATTTCTGTGAGTACTCTTCTTTGGGATATTTTTATTGCTTATAGATACAAGAACTACCATTGATTAcatgttgttttcttttggtttcaaatataattatattcctTCATTAGATGCCTATTTCGACAAAATTGGGAAGCTGAACTAATTTGTGAAAAGTGAAAACAACAGAGACCAGAAAGCTAGTTTTTAACAGAACAAATCTAAGTTACAGATCAAGTCCTTTTTTACAGTCCATGTGGAGCCTAATGATCAGATGAAGAGCTTTTGCagttcttttgagaattaacttgtatatatattagtttttttttttttttcaaataatttattttcttttattttggtatacTGCTTTTGTGCACTCATTGCCGCTCTTTCTCCCAGTTGATATTTTGTAATGTGTTGTTGCTATCAGGTTTCTTTTTCTGAGTTTCATGGGGTTTGCCAGATTGTATCATACACTTTCCAACATCATGATATTAGCTACGATCCCATATTGATATCTTTTGGTAGTTGTTGGTTGTGGGGATTCTTCTTTTGCATAGGTCAGGTGCTATATTGTCAGTAGTTCCCAGGCTTAGAAAAGATGCATTGGTTGTTCATTTTTGTTTGCCTTATAATGCCAATAACTAGTATTTTATTCTTAAGTGATGATGCTTCTTTCGACTCACTTTGTTACCAATTCATTTGTATGTGTATTTTCCTTTAAAAGTTTGAAGGAGTTAGTTGAATATTTGGATGCAATATTTGGTGTTTGATTTATCTGATATTTGGTTTTATGCCGCGGTCCAAACTCTTTAGGTGGCAAAAGTATGATACCAACTCTGCACCTTTAGCCACACAGTTTTTTCACCAGGATTTTGTTACTTCTTTTTCTGGCAGTAGCTGATAGGATTTTATACATGATattattgaaagaaaatggTAGCTGTTACATTTGATTGTGGCGggtcaaattaatattttttttttttgctgttatagatgtatatatatttggaactCTATTGTAAGAGCGTAATCGTTTATCTCAAAACCCTGAGTCTTAACAAGTCAgggttttgttattaattttcttttgaattggAGTGGGAAGTTTGTAGAATCTTCTACTGACATCACTTCTTGTTTTCTCAATATTTCTCAGTTGAGCAAAAATCCTAAACATGTTCTCTGATTTAGTGTCTTTTTAATGCTGGACACATTGCTTGCACAAGCCTCtgattttccttattttatacTGACTATGCTTTATTTGGAATGTGATGCATGTTATCTCCTTTAGTTTGTTCTTTTATTAGGTTCTTTTATCAATTTGGAGATGTTATATTAGGTTTAGTTTCAATTAGAGTTTCTTACTTGGTTTACTTATTGAATTGAAAAGCCTATTATATGAGTAGGTTTTTGGTGATCCAATTTCTAAGGCTATTTATGGAACCCACATAATAACATGAATGCATATTATTCCGTTTATAAGTTGTTTGCTGTCACCTGATTTGTTCTGTTTCAAGTTGTATTGATTAAAGAAACTTCTTGTGATATTTATGGTGACATTCCTAGTAATTAGTTGTATATGGTTAATCTTGGTTTGTTTTGCTGAACAGCTGGGTGCTCTGATGGAAGTTGCATTATATGGGATTTTGAAACCAGGGGCATTGCCAAGGAGCTCCGGGATAAAGATTGTATTGTTGCAATAACTAGTGTGTGTTGGTCAAAATATGGTCATCGCATTCTTGTATCTGCTGCTGACAGGTCGTTAACTCTATGGGATGTTGTGAAAGGTGAGAAGATAACTCGAACAACTTTGCCGCAGACCCCACTTCAAGCTCGCTTACATCCTGGTTCTTCTACTCCATCTCTCTGTTTGGCATGCCCCCTCTCATCTGCACCGATGATTGTTGACTTGAAGACAGGAAGCACAACTGTACTTCCAGTTTCTGTTTCTGACAATGGTAACGGAGCTGCACCTCCATCGCGGAGCAAGTTCTCAGATGGAGGTCCTTCATTTACTCCTACGGCTGCTTGTTTTAACAAGTATGGAGATGTTGTATATGTAGGGAACTCCAAGGGGGAAATACTTCTAGTAGATTACAAGAATACCCAAGTGCGAGCCATGATTCCTATTTCTGGTGGTGCTGTAATCAAGAACATTGTATTCAGCAGGAATGGTCAGTATCTACTTACAAATTCAAATGATAGAACGATCAGAATCTATGAAAACCTTCTGCCGCTAAAAGACGGACTTAAAACTATTGATGACATAAATGAGAACCTTGATGGTCTAGATGCTGTTGAAAAGTTAAAAGCAGTTGGATCAAAGTGCTTAACTCTTTTCCGGGAGTTTCAAGATTCCATAACAAAGATGCATTGGAAAGCACCTTGTTTCAGCGGTGACGGTGAATGGGTAATTAGTGGTTCTGCAAGCAAAGGAGAGCACAAAATTTACATATGGGATAGGGCTGGACACCTTGTGAAGATCCTTGAAGGACCAAAGGAAGCCTTAATTGACTTAGCATGGCATCCTGTTCACCCAATTGTTGTCTCTGTTTCCTTGACTGGGTTGATTTATATCTGGGCTAAAGATTACACTGAGAACTGGAGTGCATTTGCTCCTGATTTTAAGGAGCTTGAGGAAAATGAGGAGTATGTAGAACGAGAAGATGAATTTGATCTGATTCCAGAAACTGAAAAGGTGGGAGAAGTTAAAATGAGTTTGGCTTTTATTGGTTTGTTATTGGTTTCTAAAACATGTAAGCTTGCAGGTGAAAGAATCTGATGTcaatgaagatgatgaagttGACATTGTCACGGTGGACAAAGATTCAGCTTTCAGTGATTCAGATATGTCCCAGGATGAACTTTGCTTTTTGCCAGCAATTCCTTCTCCCGATGTTCCAGAGCCAACAGAGAAGTGCATAGAGAGTTTATCGAAGTTAGTGGACAGTAATAATTCTGGATCCCCTCTTTCAGAAGAAGGTGAACCAAATGGAAGAGCACTGAATCATGCATCAAGTCCACTTGAAGGTAAGATCGTGAATTAGCAGTATATCTTAGCTTTTCTATGTTAACCATATGTTGCCAGTCAACTTAAATTTGTGAACTGTTCTCTGTGTTCTTGTTCATTTATATGTAGAATCTAAGATTTGAAATTCCCCCCTGAATTCAAAATCTTTTactattaatttgtttatccATAGTAAGATACTGTAGCAATAACCTAGCAGAAGCACAGAGGGAAACGCAAGTGAAGAAAGATGTTGGTGTCATGATCTCATCTATAGTTTTTTAACCCTGCTTCATCCTTTATGTAGCTCCTCACTTTGAAATGCAAAACTAATATAAAGTTAATGCACTCATTGAATGgtagatgaagatgatgaataCATTTTTGTCAATACAATGGTTGAGGTGGTCTTGTACATGCATATGGGATGAGGAAACATTGTTTGTAAAATGTGGTGAAACTAAGTGATGCTTTGTGGAATTGATTTTGGCATTTTGAGTTCAAGTATATCCTCTGTGTAAGTAATAAGAGTTTGATGCCACTGGCCATTCATGGAGGTGGAGTGATATTGTTGTATTGGGGAATTTAGGTAGATCTCCAGTGGTTAGGTCCTGGGTTATGGGTGATTTCTAGTTTTATTTACAACAGATTCAGACCCTTGCTGTTAACAGAATATGTGAAGCTCCTTTATGCCCACTTTTTAATTCAAAGGCCATATGGAATTGAATGGTCATCTGAAAGGGAAGAACTTTTTCATGAGTTATTTGCTGACTAGGTTCTGGCAAATAGGCTAGGATGGATCTGGGTAGTGAATTGCTTCACTTTATCAGGGGCCTGGCATTTCTACTCATCAGGTATCTGATCAACGTTTAACTGTAAGATGTAATTGATTTAAACCACAAGATAATCTGCCTTAAAGGAAGTTGGTTGTGTTTTGGGGCTCTAAGTCAAAATTCTTTCATGGGATTAAGAGATTACTGTGATTAGCACAGCCCTGAAGTTAGAGAGGCAAGGGGCCTTCATACAATCAATAGACGACATACACTAAACAACATTTGGCACTTAGCTTAGGCTTTccctaataatgataataactgAACTTTAGGACCAAGAATCAAGAACAGAAATTGGGGAGTCTTAGTTTGACAAGTAGAGTAGTATTACGAAAAGATGGTTGAGAAAAATTAGGGAGTCAGTTTTTTAAGGGTGTAGGGAAGAGAAATTGGGGTATAAAAAGAAAGCTTGCAACTTAAGCAAAGATATCTTCTATAGCCGTCAATGTATCCAATGAACATTGAAATAATTTGGAACTTTTAGAGCCTGATGAATGCTTGAAGTAGACTGGAAAttggaaataaaatgaaaattatggaGAAGAGAAAGTACATAGAAACAAGAGTCTCTAAGTCTCACCTAAAGCAAGGATCACAATTTCAGTATTGATGGATAGATCAATACTCAGAATTTATGGAAATATTACTGGAAACATTGATGTCAGCAAAAATTCAATGGAAAGAATAACTAGGCATTAGAAATAAACTCAACGAATAGCTTTTATacaaaatattgatattatatcaatatttcaatattttgcttatatatatatatatatatatatcctctacatagatatttttatggttttttacaatattttatgaCATCTGGAAGAAACTAATTTACATAACATATTtttgtggattatattttatttcagcAATATTTGCTGATAATTAACATTTTGAAGCTTGTCTATATCAGTTTTGGATGGAGTCTCATCATTAAATAGACTGTAGTTGCTAAAATTCTTCTTTAATTTATGTAGTTATTTCTGCAAACACTTATCTTATAGAAGGTACATCTTAAACAATATCTCTAATTAATGAAAGAAGACTTCAAAAGAATTAGGTATCAAACCTAAACCAAAAGCTTCAAATTACAAAAGGGAAACAATATTTctaaatgaagaaagaagacTTCAAAAGAATTAAGTATCGAATCTAAGCCAACATCAAGTGCCATGGAAAGAATAttagcctcttttttttttcttttttcttttcccaagGACAAGCTGTAGTGTTTGAAAACGAAGATGGCGATGATGGATCTGTCCTTCAAACATTCTCTGAAATTCTAGTGGAACCACCCTTTTCCAAGGACATTTTGCAATGGATGTGAATACGAACAACTCTTAAGGCATAAGTCTCCAAGGACTTCTAAAGGACTTTTTAGTCACCTTTATAGGAATCTTAGccattattcatatatatatatatatatatagttatacgTAAGCTTTTAGGATTCTTTCCTAAAGGAATCTTCATAGCAGCTTGCCTAGCGAAGCAATGTTTCTTTGTTAATGTAACCCATTAAATGTAGATTTTTGGTGACTTTACAAAGAAACTGAATGATCCTTAACAGCCGTCCCCATTTTCTTAGACCAACAAAGAAAGGTAGTAATTGGGAATGCTGGATAATACTAACTGGACTAAAGTAAGTCTCCCTTCCTTAGATAGACACGCTCTGTTCACTTTTCAAGTCGCTTACTTTTGGCATCCCTGGCTCACCGAAACAAACATTAAAAGGATTTCCACGTAGCAGAATAAAATCTACCCAGTAGACTAAATGATAAAGAATTGATGATATGTATTGGTTGTCAATATGTCTCCGTTACCTCATATAGAGATCTTAAATcttgtttttaaattctaaattttctgGTTTTGCCTCTTTGTATGAACTCCCGTTATCCCTTAATTTGATAAAGTTGTATACTGTTGCAGAGGATGCAGGAGGCACGCGTGTGAAGAGGAAACGAAAGCCTTCAGAGAAGGGGTTGGAGTTGCAGGCAGAGAAAGTAAGAAAGCCTTTGAAATCTTCTGGCAGGACTTCAAAATTTAAGAATAAATCTGTGGTTGATCAGGATACTAGTAATGGTATATATGGAGATGATGTCTCAGATGACGATCATTAGATTAAAAttcttgtataattttgtttttgtattattggaatttatatatttaactgtATGATTAAGAGACTAGTCGTCTTTTACATTAAAAGGTGCACGCTTGGAATTAAGATTTCATAAagttaacaaatttttaaattatagagaAGAAGAGATTGACATCTATCTACTTTTCTATCCTAGTACTTTTTTACATAACCGCTGGAAGTGTATACCACAGGTTTCATCTAGAAGTATGTTTGTTTGTCCTTGCTCCACCATTGAAGTCATGCACGCAAACTTGTTTCTGTTTGATttccaattgatttttttatgagGGATGTGAAATTCAGTTATGTgcttttataaaacaaaagcaAGAATATGGCCAATGAAAATGGCATTAATTCCACTTTGAAACTATTCATTGGTTGTTTTGGCTAGAAAACTGtcaatttaaattgattttctttatgAAGTTGCATTTGTTATGAATAAGGAATGATTTAACGGTAAAGATAATGATTTTGAAttcgaattttttatttttaatatctgaaaaataaaatgaaaaatttaaaaaaaaaattgcaaagttGCATTTGTTAAAAATCTTTGAATTCTTGATAGAAGATGGATCATGTGTTATAGTGTTAAGCAGGTCAAAATAAGTTTAAGAACtgagtgggttttttttttttttttttaaattcgaaTTAGCGGGATATAATTGCAGCCCTATATATCCTA
Proteins encoded:
- the LOC107413063 gene encoding protein RBL — its product is MNAPIIDPLQGDFPEVIEEYLEHGVMKCIAFNRRGTLLAAGCSDGSCIIWDFETRGIAKELRDKDCIVAITSVCWSKYGHRILVSAADRSLTLWDVVKGEKITRTTLPQTPLQARLHPGSSTPSLCLACPLSSAPMIVDLKTGSTTVLPVSVSDNGNGAAPPSRSKFSDGGPSFTPTAACFNKYGDVVYVGNSKGEILLVDYKNTQVRAMIPISGGAVIKNIVFSRNGQYLLTNSNDRTIRIYENLLPLKDGLKTIDDINENLDGLDAVEKLKAVGSKCLTLFREFQDSITKMHWKAPCFSGDGEWVISGSASKGEHKIYIWDRAGHLVKILEGPKEALIDLAWHPVHPIVVSVSLTGLIYIWAKDYTENWSAFAPDFKELEENEEYVEREDEFDLIPETEKVKESDVNEDDEVDIVTVDKDSAFSDSDMSQDELCFLPAIPSPDVPEPTEKCIESLSKLVDSNNSGSPLSEEGEPNGRALNHASSPLEEDAGGTRVKRKRKPSEKGLELQAEKVRKPLKSSGRTSKFKNKSVVDQDTSNGIYGDDVSDDDH